The Tenrec ecaudatus isolate mTenEca1 chromosome 4, mTenEca1.hap1, whole genome shotgun sequence region TCCTGCCGAAGATTTCACATTCAAATAGAACACTAACCGAGTCAAAGATGAAAAGTATAGCACACGGAATTTTTACTAATACATGTCTCATAAAAAATGTCCCCTTAGTCTATGAATTTACAATTTGATCTCTGTGAATCAGCTATGGGATAACAAGAAGGAGAGACAAAaatgaatttaaatatatttattctttCAACCCAAGTTGAATATGGACTTCAAAGAATAAAGGAAGCAAAAGAATGCCTCATATGAACCTGGTTGGGATAGCTCCTCAGATGGGATGAGGATGCTGAGAAAGAAAGGGACAAAGAATGTATTCTTAATGAAACAAGTCTGTAGTGAAAAATCAACGGTGAGGATAACAGATGTAAATACCCATATTCAGCCACACTTTAAATCACTAACTACCTTCCTCAACACCAAGAGAGGCCACTTTTTATCCTAATATCATCCCTAATGTTATACCTAACACTAATTTATCCTAATGTCATACCTTATACGAATCAGTTATTGTAGACCCATTTTCTCTCATTTTAATGTATTATCTCATTTAATGTTCATTCCAATATCTTGAAGTGGGTCTTATGACCACCTCGATTTTGGGGATGGAGAAAACAAGACTCAGACGAGTTAGGTTTGGATCAAACACTCCTATGTAATAAATAATAGGGCTGAAATTTGGATCTACTTGGACCTAATGCATATGAGGGGatacaaaaaacaaccaaacccgGAATTGTGCTGGGCTCAGTGGAACATTCATAGTGTGCTTTTTATTTTCCCCCACtatgtgagcatcaagcaactcgctctgagtgagtgcacccagtggtactatcttggaaggttctctcttgtcacagtgaatttgtttgtaaaaacatttcctatcaaacctcgttttttgtgtgatggccaatttaagagaatagcttttgctgtgaaattttgtttcctgttcagggaAAAAggttgcagaaactgttgtgattttgaacacagcttacaagaacagtgttatgggaaaaactcaagtgtacacgtggttttctcatttcaaggaAAGTGAAAAgtcaattaatgacaaacctctatttgaacgtctgtcaacttcccaaacagacgcaAATGTcgatttgtagtgcatttggagagtatgcaaccaggtcagactgtcaatGACGCTtttgatttagaggttctgaaaagatagctatcggtgtacaacaaaaaagacctgctttgttgcagacaggagactggttttgccacaacatcaatgctcctgctcacacagccatctcagtgcaccatttttggcaaaaaccaccaTGCCGCTCTTACTTCCACGCACTTTActtacctgacctcgctctgtgcaactccttttgtttccacaaatgaggaGGCgcctgaaaggacagtgatttgatgacatagaagaggtgaagggaaaaaccgagggaggtgctatcgggcatccacacagatgagtttgaaaaatgttatcAGGAATAGAATCGCAGATTTGGCACCAAAaaaagtattaagtgtaatggagagtattttaaggtgatagggttgttttgtaaagCAATTGAAATACatggttttgaaaaagaaacTCCGTTCTTGTTTTTACAGGGATACGTTTCAGTTACCTTTGTTAGTTGTGCATGTCCTTACTGCTGAAGTTGTACCATCACATCTATTATacgtataatttttaaattactttgATGTTTATCTCCAAATACTAAGTTTAGAACTATGGAGATAATGAATAATTTTAAATTGAGTtagattttactttattttaattcCAATTAAGATCATTGGACTTGGGTGCCTGGGTTTGCCTGGATTCTAAGCTTGGTTTGTCAGTGAATACTTCTGCAAACTTGAATAAATTCCTGTCTCTTATACATCATAAAACAAATAGAGATGTGAAATAATCCACCTCATATTGTTTCTGTGaagaacaaatatacatataaaatgtcCATAGCAGCATCTGACTCATAAGCAGTACATGTAAAATAGTGATACTTTTCATTGGACCCAGGAAAAATGATTTGACAATTCATGTCAATTTTGTTCTGTCATGTTGACCAAGAAATCCCTGTTCCAAATTGCTTATAAAACTTAAAATTTGGATAGATATTCCAAGAAGTTCCATCATTCAATTTCAGTAGTTAGTAATAGTACAGATAATTTGTGCACTCAATTTTATTTTCAAGACCATGCTTTATGTATGGAGAGTCTTGAAATACAATTAAGTTATTGCTTTAATGAAGTCATGCATGCAATACTTATATAACTCCATTTTGCCTGAAGATCTATTCTCTGCAGCAATCTCTTCTTTTATTCTTCATTGACACAGGGCATTTCTTGATTCCCAAATAATATCTatggagaacagcactgaagtcaCTCAGTTCATCCTTCTAGGACTAACCAATGTCCCTGAGCTGCAGGTCCCCTTCTTTATAATGTTCACTCTAGTTTACCTAAGCAATCTGTTTGGGAACCTGGGAATGATTGTGCTGATTATACTGGATTCTCGTCTCCACACTCCCATGTACTTTTTCCTCAATCACTTGTCTCTGGTGGACCTTTGTTACTCGTCGGCTGTCACTCCCACATTGTTGGCTGGGCTTCTTAGAGGAGACAATATCATCTCCTACAACACATGTGCTGCTCAGATGTTCTTTTTTGCAGCATTTGCAACTGTGGAAAATTTCCTTTTGGCCTCCATGGCCTATGATCGTTATGCAGCAGTGTGCAAACCCCTACATTACACCACCACCATGACAGCAAATGTGAGTGCTTGTCTGGCCATGTGTTCCTACACCTGTGGCTTCATAAATGCCTCCATCCACACTTGGGGTGCCTTCAGCTTGTCTTTCTGTGAGTCCAATGTGGTCCATCATTTTTTCTGTGACGTTCCAGCAGTCATGGTTCTCTCTTGCTCTGATAGACGTGTTCATGAGTTGGTTCTTATATTTGTGGCGACCTTTATTATATTTTTTGCTCTTCTCATTATCTTGGTTTCCTACCTATTCATATTTGCCACTATCCTAAAAATGCGCTCAGCAGCAGGTTATCAGAAGGCTTTATCCACCTGTGCTTCTCACTTCACTGCAGTCTCCATCTTCTATGGGACAGTCATCTTCATGTACCTTCGGCCCAGCTCCAGTCATTCCATGGATACAGATAGAATGGCCTCTGTGTTCTACACAACAGTCATCCCCATGCTGAATCCCCTCGTTTATAGCTTGAGGAACAAGGAAGTCAAGAATGCATTCAAAGAGGTAGTCGAAAAGATGAAATTGTCTGCTGGCTTACATTCTTAATATTGTAGATGCCCAGCAATCAAGTTTGTTTCTTTTCCAGTTTTATCTTTTCTGTGCAGTGGTTTCCATGTCAAAGCCCATGCTTCACTTAATTCCTAGGGTGGTCTACTTACTTTCTCAAAAGTCTGCTctccagaaaaaaaagaaagcatcataCTCTAAAGTGTAAAACATACATGAGACTGGCTCAGTAGACACTTAAGAATTTTTAGGTTTTGATTTCCCAAAACCCTTTTCATAGTTTTATCTATTcacatattttctaaatattttaatgtaagcATATATGTTAATCCACATACATAAACTCCAGAAAAAGAAGCATATTCAAGGACCctatatgtatgcatatgcacTCTAGTGGAAATTTGTTAAATAATGTGAGTAGAGTGGCTAGATTTTTATAGATGAATAACAAATACATGTATCAGGATACAAActaaaatcttttcttttttggggggcgggggttggcCAGTCAAAATAATTGTCTTGAGTCTAAAATCAGTAAAGGTATGAATTGTCAAATGAAAGTATTTGCTTTCTGTTACTATATTTTATTTAGAACTATGTAAATAGAGGCTTTTAAAGGAACTAATTTCTGTCTTTATAAAATTATTGATAAACACACTATGGTCATGTGAtaattttatgaaagaaaatgatAGATTACTAAAATCAAGGgataaaaataatagttttttctcagtttatcaataTAAGTCCACAAACTCTTCctcttttgtttagtttttattttaatgctAGACGaattattatgaaaaataatactaaccttttttttttactggaaatgatgctaagtgactCATCACTAATTCATCAATACTTTAGTTCTGGTTGACCTAGGGCATCTCTCATCATTCTTCTTCTTATTTATCTCTCTGCATTCAGACTGATTTCCTTCTTATTCCTAAACAAGTCTTTGGCATGCCTCTTGTCTTATGGCTCTTGACCTACTATTCCTGCTGTCTGAAATTACTCCCTTCCTTCAAGTCTCTCGTGACAAGTAACCATATTTTAGAGTCACCTCACCTCTTAGGAGATATCATCCCCTTTCTGGTTGATTCCTTAAAGTCCTGTTGATTACTAAACTATTAATATTTTACTCTTTGATCACCTGTAGTCTATCTTACAGGTCCACAAACTAATTTGGCCTACCTACGCTgtttcagaaaaatgaaacaagacaacGAACTACTcaaggttggttttttttttttaaacaattgatCAAAATGCAGGGTAAAACATAGATATCTGCATTTGGATCCCCCTGGATCATCCGTGAGATTCTCGGGGGGCTGTAtcatccactttgggaaacacggaTAGATCTCCTCTCCACAAGATCAAGGGTTTTGCCTGCTttatcaacatttttgtccaaATAATTGATTAGAGTCACTACATGCTACCTCTAATTTTACACTTCCTTTGGGAAATTTATTCCAGAGCATTTGACTCCTTTTTGATGTTATTTTAAACAGaatttgtttatttcatttt contains the following coding sequences:
- the LOC142446337 gene encoding olfactory receptor 5B2-like; this translates as MENSTEVTQFILLGLTNVPELQVPFFIMFTLVYLSNLFGNLGMIVLIILDSRLHTPMYFFLNHLSLVDLCYSSAVTPTLLAGLLRGDNIISYNTCAAQMFFFAAFATVENFLLASMAYDRYAAVCKPLHYTTTMTANVSACLAMCSYTCGFINASIHTWGAFSLSFCESNVVHHFFCDVPAVMVLSCSDRRVHELVLIFVATFIIFFALLIILVSYLFIFATILKMRSAAGYQKALSTCASHFTAVSIFYGTVIFMYLRPSSSHSMDTDRMASVFYTTVIPMLNPLVYSLRNKEVKNAFKEVVEKMKLSAGLHS